A stretch of Bordetella genomosp. 13 DNA encodes these proteins:
- a CDS encoding DnaJ C-terminal domain-containing protein, protein MEFKDYYGILGVARTASNDDVRRAYRKLARKYHPDVSKEPDADARMRDINEANEVLGDAARRAAYDQLLDGVSVGDNRQPPPGWERGFAFHGAEPGADGFSEFFSSIFGGRAAGGQQGYRARGEDHHAVIEVDLEDALHGATREISLRAMETDAHGLPQIRTRTLSVRIPAGVREGQQIRLAGQGLPGVGGAANGDLLLEVRFRPHRLYRAEGRDLYLTLPVAPWEAALGATVHVPTPSGTVEVSVPAGSRNGRKLRLKGRGLPGRPAGDLYLVLDVALPPADTQRARELYERMARELAFDPRRAAFGG, encoded by the coding sequence ATGGAGTTCAAGGACTACTACGGCATCCTCGGCGTGGCGCGCACGGCGTCGAACGACGACGTCAGGCGCGCCTACCGCAAGCTTGCCCGCAAGTATCACCCCGACGTCAGCAAGGAACCCGACGCCGACGCGCGCATGCGCGACATCAATGAAGCCAACGAAGTGCTCGGCGACGCCGCCCGGCGCGCCGCCTACGACCAGTTGCTGGACGGCGTGTCCGTTGGCGACAACCGGCAGCCTCCGCCCGGCTGGGAACGCGGTTTCGCATTCCACGGCGCCGAGCCCGGCGCGGACGGGTTCAGCGAATTCTTCTCGTCGATCTTCGGCGGTCGTGCCGCGGGCGGCCAGCAGGGCTATCGCGCGCGCGGCGAAGACCATCACGCCGTCATCGAGGTCGACCTGGAAGATGCGCTGCATGGCGCCACGCGCGAGATCAGCCTGCGCGCCATGGAAACCGACGCCCACGGCCTGCCACAGATCCGCACGCGCACGTTGAGCGTGCGCATTCCGGCCGGGGTGCGGGAAGGGCAGCAGATCCGCCTGGCCGGGCAGGGCCTGCCCGGCGTGGGCGGCGCCGCCAACGGCGACCTGCTGCTTGAAGTGCGCTTCCGGCCGCATCGCCTGTATCGCGCCGAAGGACGCGACCTGTACCTGACGCTGCCCGTGGCGCCCTGGGAGGCCGCGCTGGGCGCGACGGTGCATGTGCCCACCCCCAGCGGCACGGTCGAAGTCTCCGTGCCGGCGGGATCCCGCAATGGCCGCAAGCTGCGGCTGAAAGGGCGCGGGCTGCCCGGGCGGCCGGCCGGCGACCTGTACCTGGTGCTGGACGTGGCGCTGCCGCCGGCCGACACGCAGCGGGCGCGGGAACTATACGAGCGGATGGCGCGCGAACTGGCCTTCGATCCGCGACGGGCGGCGTTCGGAGGCTAG
- a CDS encoding GNAT family N-acetyltransferase — protein MLEIIDVDFNDPAHARAVVGLLDEYARGDMGSGEPLPEAARRDLPSALAARPWAHALLARVDGEPAGLAVYFEGFSTFACKPLLNLHDFMVSERYRGLGIAQALLWALEQAALRLGCCKLTLEVLEGNLPARALYRKMGYEAYTLQDGNGRAEFWQKKLAA, from the coding sequence ATGCTGGAGATCATCGACGTCGATTTCAATGACCCGGCCCACGCGCGCGCCGTGGTCGGCCTGCTGGACGAGTACGCGCGCGGCGACATGGGCAGCGGCGAGCCCCTGCCCGAGGCAGCGCGCCGCGACCTGCCTTCGGCACTGGCCGCGCGGCCCTGGGCGCATGCACTGCTTGCCCGGGTGGACGGCGAGCCAGCCGGCCTGGCCGTCTACTTCGAGGGCTTCTCGACCTTCGCCTGCAAGCCGCTGTTGAATCTGCACGACTTCATGGTGTCCGAGCGCTATCGCGGCCTCGGCATCGCCCAGGCGCTGCTGTGGGCGCTGGAGCAGGCCGCGCTGCGGCTGGGCTGCTGCAAGCTGACGCTGGAAGTGCTCGAGGGCAACCTGCCCGCGCGGGCGCTGTACCGCAAGATGGGCTACGAGGCGTATACGCTGCAGGATGGGAACGGCCGCGCCGAATTCTGGCAGAAGAAGCTGGCGGCCTGA
- a CDS encoding DHCW motif cupin fold protein, giving the protein MHMQDIPFGTTDWSEVEPTQHAGETGTAYWRTRQFGAVRVRMVEYTPGYLADHWCTKGHILFCLEGELHTELEDGRTYTLRPGMSYQVADGAEPHRSSTATGAKLFIVD; this is encoded by the coding sequence ATGCACATGCAGGACATCCCCTTCGGCACCACCGACTGGTCCGAGGTCGAACCTACGCAGCATGCCGGCGAGACCGGCACGGCTTATTGGCGCACTCGGCAGTTCGGCGCAGTACGCGTGCGCATGGTGGAGTACACGCCGGGCTACCTGGCCGACCACTGGTGCACCAAGGGGCACATCCTGTTCTGCCTCGAAGGCGAACTGCACACCGAGCTGGAGGACGGACGGACCTACACGCTGCGGCCCGGAATGAGCTATCAGGTCGCGGACGGCGCCGAACCGCACCGCTCGTCCACCGCTACCGGCGCGAAGCTCTTCATCGTCGACTGA
- a CDS encoding TetR/AcrR family transcriptional regulator → MIDGAAQAFEARGFRGIGVDEVLAPSGASTRTLYKHFGSRDGLVLAVLQARHRDFMQRLHARGETGDPVAQLFHVLERWLVEHGARGCLLLRARSEYAAANEDIVALVRGQKEEFEREIARRVRAVLGRANAGLATQIWLLFEGATAAASVADLSVVAAARRAAAVLVMAARGRTR, encoded by the coding sequence ATGATCGACGGGGCGGCGCAGGCATTCGAGGCCCGGGGATTCCGGGGCATCGGTGTCGACGAGGTCCTGGCTCCCTCCGGGGCATCCACCCGCACGCTGTACAAGCACTTCGGCTCGCGCGACGGGCTCGTGCTCGCGGTACTGCAGGCGCGGCACCGCGACTTCATGCAGCGGCTGCACGCGCGCGGCGAGACCGGCGATCCCGTCGCCCAGCTGTTCCACGTGCTGGAGCGATGGCTGGTCGAACACGGCGCCCGAGGCTGCCTGCTGCTGCGCGCGCGCAGCGAATATGCCGCCGCCAACGAGGACATCGTCGCCCTGGTGCGCGGGCAGAAAGAAGAGTTCGAGCGCGAGATCGCGCGGCGCGTCCGCGCGGTGCTGGGCCGCGCCAATGCAGGACTGGCCACGCAGATATGGCTGCTGTTCGAGGGCGCCACGGCGGCGGCGAGCGTTGCCGATCTGTCGGTGGTCGCCGCGGCCAGGCGCGCGGCCGCCGTGCTGGTCATGGCGGCCCGGGGGCGAACGCGATGA
- a CDS encoding MFS transporter, which translates to MSGRLNLVAAAFALTALSYGLARFAYGLLLPDIRAELSLSATAAGWVAGSAFAAYCFGIVFAIMGAARLGERGLTVAAGLAATCSLALVSMAASGLGLGLAIALGGLSTGLTSPPLATAVSRWLDGTARPKANGAINAGTAAGIMFSGISVMAFAGQWRGLYGGFAAIGAAVTAWLWVAMPKGSGHRMGERLSARGMARAGAAGLCASAFLMGAASTAIWTFGANLMREELGMQDGAIALGWIVLGAAGLAGMGTGLLSARYGIGTVHRAAVFAMALAIAGLAAAPLAPMLAYAVMGLFGVAYIVSSGAFLLWGIRIYSDRPDMGLGLPFLMIALGQTAGAPLFGAIWDMAGSAAALLVLAALMAGAACWTESAGPALADSGATPPRDGIGPDRPVATATRQPAGEPRRR; encoded by the coding sequence ATGAGCGGCCGCCTCAACCTCGTCGCCGCGGCGTTCGCCCTCACCGCGCTCAGCTATGGCCTTGCGCGTTTCGCCTATGGGCTGCTGCTGCCCGACATACGGGCCGAACTCTCGCTGAGCGCGACCGCGGCAGGCTGGGTCGCGGGCAGCGCCTTCGCCGCCTATTGCTTCGGCATCGTCTTCGCGATCATGGGCGCAGCACGGCTGGGCGAGCGCGGCCTGACCGTGGCGGCCGGCCTGGCGGCCACGTGCTCCCTGGCGCTGGTATCGATGGCGGCATCGGGCCTCGGCCTGGGCCTGGCCATCGCGCTGGGCGGACTCAGCACGGGATTGACGTCGCCGCCGCTTGCCACCGCGGTCAGCCGGTGGCTGGACGGCACGGCCCGCCCGAAAGCGAACGGCGCGATCAATGCCGGCACGGCCGCCGGCATCATGTTTTCCGGCATCTCGGTCATGGCTTTCGCCGGGCAGTGGCGCGGGCTGTACGGCGGCTTCGCCGCGATCGGGGCCGCGGTGACGGCGTGGCTGTGGGTCGCCATGCCCAAGGGCAGTGGCCACCGCATGGGCGAACGCCTGTCGGCACGCGGGATGGCTCGGGCCGGAGCTGCCGGACTCTGCGCCAGCGCTTTCCTGATGGGCGCCGCAAGCACCGCCATATGGACCTTCGGCGCCAACCTGATGCGCGAGGAACTCGGCATGCAGGACGGCGCCATCGCGCTGGGCTGGATCGTGCTGGGCGCGGCCGGCCTCGCCGGCATGGGCACGGGCTTGCTCAGCGCGCGCTACGGCATCGGCACGGTCCATCGCGCCGCCGTGTTCGCCATGGCCCTGGCCATTGCCGGGCTTGCCGCCGCGCCGCTTGCGCCGATGCTGGCTTACGCCGTGATGGGCCTGTTCGGCGTGGCATACATCGTATCGAGCGGCGCTTTCCTGCTGTGGGGCATCCGGATTTATTCCGATCGGCCCGACATGGGCCTGGGCCTGCCCTTTCTGATGATCGCATTGGGCCAGACGGCGGGAGCGCCGTTGTTCGGCGCCATCTGGGATATGGCGGGCAGCGCGGCGGCGCTGCTGGTGCTGGCCGCCCTCATGGCGGGCGCCGCGTGCTGGACGGAATCCGCCGGTCCGGCGCTCGCCGACAGCGGCGCCACGCCGCCACGGGACGGCATCGGCCCGGACCGCCCTGTCGCGACCGCGACACGGCAGCCGGCCGGCGAACCGCGCCGCCGCTGA
- the yfcF gene encoding glutathione transferase gives MAAPLTLYVDAAFLSPYAMSAFVALVEKGLPLQLRPVDLDSGEQRMRPYLMRSPTGQVPALTHDDFHLTESSAITQYLEDAFPPPQYPALYPEGVRQRAQARQLQSWLRSDLLALREERPTASVFDKPSDTPLSDAAHAAAAKLIRVAQTLLTHGGPHLFGSWCIADVDLALMLQRLASSGDELPAELRGYAAAQWQRPSVQQWVRHHAAASG, from the coding sequence GTGGCAGCCCCTCTCACCCTCTACGTCGACGCCGCCTTTCTCAGTCCCTACGCAATGTCCGCCTTTGTCGCGCTGGTCGAAAAAGGCCTGCCCTTACAGTTGCGGCCGGTGGACCTGGACAGCGGCGAGCAGCGCATGCGTCCGTACCTGATGCGCTCGCCGACCGGCCAGGTGCCTGCCCTGACGCACGACGACTTCCACCTGACCGAATCCTCGGCGATCACGCAATATCTCGAAGACGCCTTCCCGCCCCCGCAGTACCCCGCGCTGTATCCCGAAGGCGTGCGCCAGCGCGCCCAGGCGCGCCAACTGCAGTCCTGGCTGCGCTCGGACCTGCTGGCGCTGCGCGAAGAACGCCCCACCGCTTCCGTATTCGACAAGCCGAGCGATACGCCGCTCAGCGATGCCGCCCACGCGGCCGCGGCCAAACTGATCCGCGTCGCCCAGACGCTGTTGACGCACGGAGGTCCCCACCTGTTCGGAAGCTGGTGCATCGCCGACGTGGACCTGGCCCTGATGCTGCAACGGCTGGCCAGCAGCGGCGACGAACTGCCCGCCGAGCTGCGCGGCTATGCCGCGGCCCAGTGGCAGCGCCCTTCCGTCCAGCAATGGGTGCGGCACCACGCCGCCGCGAGCGGCTGA
- a CDS encoding diguanylate cyclase has protein sequence MFPAVGAVLLQHDAPLWYWIGPALHAFLWPYLAWRLSRRAAPPADANRRHLLVDHFGAGMWTAAIAFNALPAILMLALLLMDSMIAGGWRQFLRGLGLHAAGALAGLLVFGLHWLPVSSPEQIWACLPLLLLYPPVAGRVAYRALDELREQREDLSQLSLHDPLSGLHNRRHMDAVIHAEYQRYLRHGEPATLVLIDFDHFKRINDDLGHPVGDKAIRRFGKRLRMSLRNSDTPGRYGGEEFVVLMPHTTARDASRFMKRLQQNLHDEPLLEERRVTISIGIASLAPELESHTAWVKQADAALYRAKDQGRNRVAVAGDESEDESDQADALGAAMQPLLPLERRLMVGLELGGIAAAIFDPSDRLAWANEAFRRLYCVPPSARTFADIMHNCHRLRCGPRIDMPSVRTWLSIADTRRRREPHRSFLQAMHDGSVYRVEETSMANGWLLNLWLPHVGGDDGRQRQGAGSEQRDPAGVRVDPLVADRQQLG, from the coding sequence ATGTTTCCGGCGGTGGGCGCGGTGCTGCTGCAGCACGACGCGCCCCTGTGGTACTGGATCGGCCCGGCGCTGCACGCTTTTCTGTGGCCGTACCTCGCCTGGCGGCTGTCGCGACGCGCCGCGCCGCCTGCCGACGCCAATCGCCGGCACCTGCTCGTGGATCATTTCGGGGCGGGCATGTGGACCGCCGCCATTGCCTTCAATGCGCTGCCCGCCATCCTGATGCTGGCCCTGCTGCTGATGGACAGCATGATCGCCGGCGGCTGGCGGCAATTCCTGCGCGGGCTGGGGCTGCACGCCGCCGGCGCGCTTGCCGGCCTGCTCGTGTTCGGGCTCCATTGGCTGCCGGTCTCGTCTCCCGAACAGATCTGGGCCTGCCTGCCCCTGCTGCTGTTGTATCCGCCGGTCGCCGGGCGCGTCGCATACCGGGCGCTGGATGAGCTGCGCGAACAGCGCGAAGACCTGTCGCAGCTGAGCCTGCACGATCCGCTGTCCGGTCTGCACAATCGCCGCCACATGGACGCGGTGATCCACGCCGAGTACCAGCGCTATCTGCGCCACGGCGAGCCGGCCACGCTGGTGTTGATCGACTTCGATCATTTCAAGCGCATCAACGACGACCTCGGCCATCCCGTGGGCGACAAGGCGATCCGCCGCTTCGGCAAGCGCCTGCGCATGAGCCTGCGCAACTCGGACACGCCCGGCCGCTACGGCGGCGAGGAATTCGTGGTGCTGATGCCGCACACCACCGCGCGCGACGCCAGCCGCTTCATGAAGCGGCTGCAGCAGAACCTGCACGACGAGCCCCTGCTGGAGGAACGGCGCGTGACGATCAGCATCGGCATCGCCAGCCTGGCGCCCGAACTGGAAAGCCATACCGCCTGGGTGAAGCAGGCCGACGCGGCGCTCTATCGCGCGAAGGACCAGGGCCGCAACCGCGTGGCGGTGGCGGGGGACGAGAGCGAAGACGAGTCCGATCAGGCCGACGCGCTCGGCGCGGCCATGCAGCCGCTGCTGCCGCTGGAACGGCGCCTGATGGTGGGTCTTGAATTGGGCGGCATCGCCGCCGCGATCTTCGATCCGTCCGACCGGCTGGCCTGGGCCAACGAGGCGTTCCGCCGGCTGTATTGCGTGCCGCCCTCGGCGCGCACTTTCGCGGACATCATGCACAACTGCCACCGGCTGCGTTGCGGCCCGCGCATCGACATGCCCAGCGTGCGCACCTGGCTGTCCATCGCCGACACCCGACGCAGGCGCGAGCCGCATCGCAGCTTCCTGCAGGCCATGCACGACGGCAGCGTATACCGGGTCGAGGAAACCTCGATGGCCAACGGCTGGCTGCTCAACCTGTGGCTGCCCCACGTCGGCGGCGACGACGGCCGCCAGCGCCAGGGCGCCGGATCAGAACAGCGGGATCCGGCTGGCGTCCGTGTCGACCCACTGGTCGCGGATCGCCAGCAGCTCGGGTAG
- a CDS encoding response regulator, which translates to MRKIVDARPTLLLVDDEPTNLQVLRHTLQDDYRLFFARDGLKGMELARMEQPDLILLDVMMPGISGYEVCAALKQDTATETIPIIFVTALANTMDEQYGFDLGAVDYITKPYSPAIVKARVRNHLSLVQVQVLRDTRLQIIQRLGAAAEYKDNETGLHVIRMSHYAKVLALAAGYSATAAEEVLNAAPMHDIGKIGIPDAILKKPGKLTDEEWVVMRRHPIIGGKIIGDHRSGLLRMARIIAEGHHEKWDGTGYPRGLRGEQIPHVARIVALADVFDALTSERPYKAAWPVDEAVAHIVKESGTHFDPELVPLFVECLPELLAIRDQWVDTDASRIPLF; encoded by the coding sequence ATGAGAAAGATCGTCGACGCGCGCCCCACTCTGCTATTGGTGGACGACGAACCCACGAACCTGCAAGTGCTGCGCCACACGCTGCAGGACGACTATCGCCTGTTCTTCGCGCGCGACGGCCTGAAAGGGATGGAGCTGGCGCGCATGGAACAGCCCGACCTGATCCTGCTGGACGTCATGATGCCCGGCATCTCAGGGTACGAGGTCTGCGCCGCGCTGAAGCAGGACACCGCCACCGAGACCATACCGATCATCTTCGTCACCGCGCTGGCCAATACGATGGACGAGCAGTATGGCTTCGACCTGGGCGCGGTGGACTACATCACCAAGCCATACAGCCCGGCGATCGTGAAGGCGCGCGTGCGCAACCACCTGTCGCTGGTGCAGGTGCAGGTGCTGCGCGACACGCGGCTGCAGATCATCCAGCGGCTGGGCGCGGCGGCCGAGTACAAGGACAACGAGACCGGCCTGCACGTCATCCGCATGAGCCACTATGCAAAGGTGCTGGCGCTGGCGGCCGGTTACAGCGCCACGGCCGCCGAAGAGGTGCTGAACGCCGCGCCCATGCACGACATCGGCAAGATCGGCATTCCCGACGCCATTCTGAAGAAGCCGGGCAAGCTGACCGATGAAGAGTGGGTGGTGATGCGCCGGCATCCGATCATCGGCGGCAAGATCATCGGCGATCACCGGTCGGGCCTGTTGCGCATGGCCCGCATCATCGCCGAGGGCCATCACGAGAAGTGGGACGGCACCGGTTATCCGCGCGGGCTGCGCGGTGAACAGATCCCGCACGTGGCGCGCATCGTCGCGCTGGCCGACGTGTTCGACGCGCTGACCAGCGAGCGCCCGTACAAGGCCGCCTGGCCGGTGGACGAGGCGGTCGCCCACATCGTCAAGGAAAGCGGCACGCACTTCGATCCCGAACTGGTGCCCCTGTTCGTCGAGTGCCTACCCGAGCTGCTGGCGATCCGCGACCAGTGGGTCGACACGGACGCCAGCCGGATCCCGCTGTTCTGA